The Daphnia pulex isolate KAP4 chromosome 3, ASM2113471v1 genome includes a region encoding these proteins:
- the LOC124191451 gene encoding cyclin G-like yields MEVPMDVAGGKSSCPDVSTLVQSLQQALALEAKFQPKLQLPSTASNTGESGEITCAMRDGAAHVLRCLKVWYDLPSAVLLDALNMMDRFMSRMKARPKHLSCIAISSFHLAACQWVERVKQNNNEASSIQSPLQVVPEPQDLVTISQCKCTAGDINRMEKIVEAKLACLPQEEPVTTLTFLNLYHSLLSTTLPAVLQPDLLILSCKLETICCDANYAAFPSSLLAFALLFVEMKCHQPAIEVIIRDVLLELQRLVQVKDDKLKECIRMVTSVMAPYDGYAQSNPSHRQRLTWKLSRRTLKQLRPTEKLVNVLPTIEENRQFGQVQKRSRRSRLTPHKMRPVSPGAVLSSLPLPFPTKEDLTSFFDNFVAASPYSFRFLYGLEEESPSTA; encoded by the exons ATGGAAGTCCCAATGGATGTAGCTGGGGGCAAAAGTTCTTGTCCCGATGTATCAACACTGGTGCAGAGTCTACAACAAGCCTTGGCCCTTGAAGCTAAGTTCCAACCAAAGCTTCAACTTCCGTCAACAGCCAGCAATACAGGA GAAAGCGGTGAAATTACATGTGCAATGAGGGATGGAGCTGCTCATGTTCTTCGCTGCTTGAAGGTCTGGTATGATCTTCCTTCTGCAGTTCTTCTGGATGCTCTCAACATGATGGACAGGTTCATGAGCCGCATGAAAGCACGCCCTAAACACCTCTCATGCATAGCAATCAGCTCCTTCCATCTAGCAGCTTGCCAATGGGTGGAGAGGGTTAAACAGAACAACAATGAGGCATCTTCCATTCAGAGTCCATTGCAG gTTGTTCCTGAACCACAAGATCTGGTAACAATATCTCAATGTAAATGTACTGCCGGAGACATCAACcggatggaaaaaattgtcgaagCCAAGTTAGCTTGTTTACCCCAAGAAGAACCGGTCACGACCTTAACATTCCTCAACCTGTATCACTCACTTCTCTCGACGACTTTACCTGCCGTTCTTCAGCCAGACCTACTGATCCTTTCATGCAAGCTGGAGACTATTTGCTGTGACGCAAATTATGCTGCCTTTCCCTCATCACTTTTGGCTTTCGCCCTGCTGTTTGTCGAAATGAAGTGTCACCAGCCGGCCATCGAGGTTATTATCAGAGACGTTTTACTAGAACTTCAGAGACTTGTTCAG GTCAAAGATGACAAGTTGAAGGAGTGTATTAGAATGGTCACTTCGGTAATGGCACCTTACGATGGCTATGCCCAAAGTAATCCGTCTCATCGTCAACGACTTACCTGGAAATTGTCCAGGCGTACTTTAAAGCAGTTACGGCCAACCGAAAAATTAGTTAATGTTTTACCCACAATCGAGGAAAACCGCCAATTTGGACAGGTGCAAAAACGAAGTCGCCGTTCACGTCTTACTCCGCACAAGATGCGACCTGTCTCCCCGGGCGCGGTCTTGTCCTCTCTGCCTCTGCCCTTCCCGACCAAAGAAGATTTGACGTCTTTCTTCGACAATTTCGTTGCGGCTTCACCTTATTCATTTAGATTCCTTTACGGTCTTGAGGAAGAAAGTCCTTCTACTGCTTGA
- the LOC124191447 gene encoding exosome complex exonuclease RRP44-like yields MLTSKVFLRKTKRGKVLKVVREHYLRDDLWCGSELCKKCGQENSDVLDKSPVSSSTLCAFPHYIVIDTNIVLHQIDVLESSAWKNVILLQTVLEETRKRSTNNYKKLREIMATRKDSFYVFVNEHHKDTYVERKPGESANDRNDRAIRKACSWYQTHLEESQKGNDKKKQIKVVLLTQDFKNREQACNEGIPTYKVDEYVKSLKDFPDLQEKLAASHSESNNENREPLYPEHLAPTRIMSGIKSGKLLQGVFHSSRENFLEGTVSVEGQDKSILLQGHASLNRAVDGDVVAVELLPEDKWTSPSGIVLEDQEEQDPGDEIEKEEKLLIDSTKSKDRQPTGKIVGIIRRKWRQYCGILLPSVLPEGTRHLFVPAERKIPKIRIETRQAVTLSTQKIIVAIDSWPRTSRYPLGHFVRALGNIGDKDTENEVLLLEHDVPHHSFPETVLACLPTMPWMITEEEVKRREDLRHLDICSVDPPGCTDIDDALHFRELSPNLYEIGVHIADVSHFVRPDTALDKEAANRGTTVYLVDRRIDMVPELLSSNLCSLRPDQERLAFSVIWQVTADAEIQKTRFTKSVIRSRRAFTYAEAQCNIDDSLQQNELAKSLRGLNKLAKILKKNRMDKGALQLSSPEIRFEVSTETNDPIDVISKPMLDTNSMVEEFMLLANISVADHIFKHFPECAVLRRHPVPPASNFEPFLKAGKTQGFTLDVSSNKALAASLDAAVKPNNVYMNTMLRILATRCMMQAVYFSSGTVAQVDFYHYGLAAPIYTHFTSPIRRYADLLVHRLLAVAVGADVTYTELLNRKCAQQLCNNLNYRHKMSQYAQRSSVALHTHLFFRHRVQDEDAYVLFVRQNALQVLIPKYGLEGSIYLKGNDGDSKLDFVYNPEEPSQTCGNVTIRTFDRVVVQVSLDSKYVQHQKIAVHLVHPKIAGLSVDAIEISKTDEPRTKKLKGGK; encoded by the exons ATGCTTACAAGTAAAGTGTTTTtacgaaaaacgaaaagag GAAAGGTTTTGAAAGTAGTCAGAGAGCATTACCTTAGAGATGACCTATGGTGTGGTTCTGAGCTGTGTAAAAAATGCGGCCAAGAAAACAGCGATGTGCTAGACAAGTCTCCTGTGTCGTCTAGTACACTTTGTGCCTTCCCTCATTATATTGTGATTGACACCAACATTGTGCTACATCAG ATTGATGTGTTGGAGAGTTCAGCTTGGAAAAATGTTATCCTGTTGCAAACAGTATTGGAAGAAACCAGGAAGCGTAGCacaaataattacaaaaagtTGAGAGAGATTATGGCGACAAGAAAAGACAGCTTTTATGTTTTTGTCAATGAACATCACAA AGATACTTATGTTGAAAGAAAGCCTGGTGAAAGTGCAAATGACAGAAATGATAGAGCTATTCGAAAAGCTTGCAGTTGGTATCAAACTCACTTGGAAGAAAGCCAGAAAGgaaatgacaagaaaaaacagatcaaGGTTGTTTTGTTGACTCAGGATTTTAAGAACAGAGAGCAAGCATGTAATGAGGGGATCCCTACTTATAAAG TGGATGAGTATGTGAAGAGCTTGAAAGATTTTCCAGATCTTCAAGAAAAGCTAGCTGCCTCACATTCCGAAAGTAATAACGAAAATCGTGAACCATTGTATCCCGAGCATTTAGCTCCCACCAGAATTATGTCGGGAATTAAATCTGGAAAGCTACTCCAAGGGGTTTTCCACTCTTCAAG agaaaattttttggaagGAACTGTTAGTGTTGAAGGACAAGATAAATCCATTCTCTTGCAAGGCCATGCCAGTTTGAATCGCGCAGTTGACGGTGATGTTGTCGCTGTTGAATTGCTACCGG aGGACAAATGGACATCCCCTAGCGGCATCGTTTTGGAGGATCAAGAAGAGCAAGATCCTG gtgatgaaattgagaaagaagaaaaattattgattgatAGCACGAAAAGCAAGGATCGCCAACCAACTG GTAAAATCGTTGGAATTATTCGTCGTAAATGGCGCCAATATTGCGGAATATTGCTTCCCAGTGTTCTTCCAGAAGGGACTCGCCACCTTTTCGTTCCGGCTGAAAGGAAAATTCCGAAAATTCGCATTGAAACTCGCCAAGCTGTAACGTTGTCTACGCAAAAAATAATAGTTGCGATCGATTCATGGCCTCGTACTTCAAGATATCCACTCGGTCATTTCGTTCGTGCTTTGGGTAACATCGGCGACAAAGACACTGAAAATGAG gTTCTTTTGTTGGAGCATG ATGTGCCGCACCATAGCTTCCCAGAAACAGTGTTGGCTTGTTTGCCTACGATGCCATGGATGATAACGGAAGAGGAAGTGAAACGTCGCGAAGACTTGCGCCACTTAGATATTTGCAGTGTTGATCCACCGGGGTGTACAGATATCGACGACGCTCTCCATTTCAGAGAATTGTCACCGAATCTATATGAAATTGGAGTTCATATTGCGGATGTTTCACATTTCGTCAGGCCAGATACTGCACTTGATAAAGAAGCTGCCAACAG AGGAACAACCGTTTACCTTGTTGACCGCCGTATCGACATGGTCCCTGAACTTTTAAGTTCAAATCTCTGTTCTTTGAGGCCGGATCAAGAACGACTCGCATTTTCTGTTATTTGGCAAGTGACTGCAGatgctgaaattcaaaaaactcGTTTTACGAAAAGTGTGATACGATCTCGTCGAGCTTTCACCTATGCGGAAGCTCAGTGCAACATTGATGATTCACttcaacaaaatgaattggCCAAAAGCCTTCGTGGGTTAAATAAATTGGCTaaaatattgaagaaaaaccgtATGGACAAAGG tgCGTTGCAGTTATCAAGCCCTGAGATTAGGTTTGAGGTCAGCACTGAGACAAACGACCCTATTGATGTAATTTCAAAACCAATGCTGGACACCAATAGTATGGTAGAAGAGTTCATGTTGTTGGCTAATATTTCAGTGGCTGATCACATTTTCAAGCACTTCCCCGAGTGCGCTGTTCTCCGTCGTCATCCGGTACCCCCTGCATCAAATTTTGAACCTTTTTTGAAAGCAGGCAAGACACAG GGCTTTACGTTAGATGTAAGCAGCAACAAAGCATTGGCCGCTTCCTTGGACGCAGCTGTTAAACCAAATAATGTGTACATGAACACTATGCTTCGTATTTTGGCAACCCGCTGTATGATGCAAGCAGTTTATTTTAGCAGTGGAACAGTTGCTCAAGTAGATTTCTATCATTACGGTTTGGCTGCTCCAATCTACACTCATTTCACATCCCCTATTCGAAG gtATGCAGATTTGTTGGTTCATCGACTCTTGGCTGTAGCAGTTGGTGCGGACGTGACATACACCGAATTACTTAACCGAAAATGCGCTCAACAACTGTGTAATAATCTTAATTATCGGCACAAAATGTCGCAATATGCGCAGCGTTCATCGGTTGCCCTGCACACACACCTGTTCTTCCGTCATCGTGTCCAAGATGAAGATGCATATGTCCTCTTTGTTCGTCAAAATGCTCTCCAAGTGCTTATTCCGAAATATGGATTGGAAGGTTCCATCTACCTTAAAGGGAATGATGGGGATTCGAAGCTTGATTTTGTCTACAATCCTGAg GAGCCTTCTCAAACTTGCGGGAATGTAACCATTCGAACGTTTGACCGTGTAGTGGTTCAAGTGAGCCTTGACTCTAAGTATGTGCAACATCAGAAAATAGCAGTTCATTTAGTTCATCCAaag ATTGCAGGATTGTCTGTTGatgcaattgaaatttctaaaactgATGAACCACGTACCAAGAAATTGAAGGgcggaaaataa
- the LOC124191452 gene encoding 26S proteasome non-ATPase regulatory subunit 13-like, producing the protein MRDVAKYLNSKQNTVDQDLAAEWAKLESLYNKKLWHQLTIEMLDFVKHPSLQSNNELVQLYENFVADFENKINLLSLTEICAIIVKQMGTVEERLAFLKQLQEKVKANKEALALCKVLSGGIILHEKGDQVETKNIMEEIGKILDDTDGVTPVHGRYYSLCSDFYRIYGKHADFYRASLRYLGCIELTSLSNAEQKSQAFHLGIAALLGEGIYNLGELLAHPVLESLKDQEESWLVDLLFIMNAGDIAGFHKLRSKWSSQADLVNNERLVLQKITLLALMEMTFKRPATKRNLSFKDIAASTGAREDEVELLVMKALAQGLLKGTIDQVDSIAHFTWVQPRVLDKKQLSSMMTRLENWCKDIESVETLVETKAADILTM; encoded by the exons ATGAGGGACGTCGCGAAATATCTCAACTCTAAGCAAAATACCGTGGATCAAGACTTGGCAGCAGAATGGGCAAAACTTGAAAGTCTCTATAACAAAAAACTATGGCATCAGCTTACCATCGAGATGCTCGATTTCGTCAAACATCCGAGTCttcaatcaaataatgaaCTTGTACAGCTATACGAAAATTTTGTGGCCGACTTTGAGAACAA AATTAATCTTCTGTCACTTACCGAGATATGTGCCATCATTGTGAAGCAAATGGGGACTGTGGAAGAGCGCTTAGCTTTTCTCAAGCAGCTTCAAGAAAAAGTGAAGGCTAACAAAGAAGCATTAGCTCTTTGTAAAGTCCTCAGTGGAGGCATTATTTTACATGAAAAAGGAGATCAAGTTGAAACTAAGAATATCATGGAAGAAATCGGCAAAATCCTTGATGATACAGATGGAGTGACTCCTGTTCATGGAAGATACTACTCTCTTTGTAGTGACTTTTACCGTATTTATGGCAAGCATGCAGATTTCTATCGTGCATCCTTGAG GTACTTGGGTTGTATTGAACTCACAAGTTTAAGCAATGCTGAACAGAAGAGCCAAGCTTTTCACCTTGGTATTGCTGCCTTGCTTGGAGAAGGAATTTACAATCTTGGTGAACTG TTGGCCCATCCTGTCTTGGAATCGTTGAAGGACCAGGAAGAGAGTTGGTTGGTTGACCTCTTATTCATAATGAATGCAGGAGATATTGCAGGATTCCACAAACTAAGATCGAAATGGTCTTCACAAGCAGATCTCGTCAACAATGAACGACTTGTGCTGCAGAAAATAACACTTTTAGCTCTGATGGAG atGACTTTCAAACGCCCGGCCACCAAACGCAATTTGTCATTCAAGGACATTGCTGCCAGCACAGGAGCCAGGGAAGATGAAGTGGAGCTGCTAGTAATGAAAGCTCTTGCGCAAGGACTCTTGAAGGGTACAATTGATCAAGTTGATTCTATTGCGCATTTCACTTGGGTCCAACCTCGTGTTCTCGATAAGAAACAG CTGTCCTCGATGATGACCCGATTAGAGAATTGGTGTAAGGATATTGAATCGGTGGAGACTCTGGTAGAAACTAAAGCTGCCGATATATTAACGAtgtga
- the LOC124191448 gene encoding tyrosine-protein kinase Btk29A-like isoform X2, translating into MRIFGCRWPIWSTMSSDSLSYKITESKLTLGSSIPTEPAVVPKKVVALYPFQAIESGDISLEKGEEYEVVDDSQEHWWKVRDKFGGIGYIPSNYVKEKELIGLQKYDWYVGDMSRQRAENLLKHEDREGCFVIRNSSTKGMYTLSLFTKIPTPQVKHYHIKQNSKLEFFLSEKHCCPTIAELVNYHRHNSGGLACRLKMPPVGDRSIPATAGLSHDKWEIDPSELTLLEELGSGQFGVVRRGKWRAKIEVAIKMMKEGTMSEDDFIDEAKVMTKLQHQNLVQLYGVCTKHRPIFIVTEYLKHGSLLMYLRKHETTLTGNYGMLLDTCIQVCKGMSYLERHNYIHRDLAARNCLVGVENVVKVADFGLARYVLDDEYTSSGGAKFPIKWAPPEVLHYTRFSSKSDVWAYGVLMWEVFTCGKMPYGRLKNAEVVERVQRGIVLERPPRCPEKIYAVMQMCWAHNADDRPSFRGLKEELKLLELD; encoded by the exons GTTCTTCCATCCCGACTGAACCCGCTGTCGTGCCTAAGAAG GTTGTGGCCCTCTACCCATTCCAGGCTATCGAAAGCGGGGACATATCCTTAGAAAAG gGTGAAGAATACGAAGTGGTCGACGATTCCCAGGAACACTGGTGGAAAGTCCGCGACAAGTTTGG GGGAATTGGTTACATTCCATCGAATTATGTAAAGGAGAAAGAGCTAATTGGCTTACAGAAATATGA ttgGTACGTGGGAGACATGTCTCGCCAACGGGCAGAGAACTTGCTCAAACACGAAGATCGCGAGGGCTGTTTCGTCATCCGTAATTCTTCAACAAAGGGAATGTACACCCTCTCTTTGTTCACCAAAAT ACCCACCCCACAAGTCAAGCATTATCACATCAAACAGAACAGTAAGCTAGAGTTTTTCTTATCAGAAAAACACTGTTGCCCGACTATCGCCGAGCTGGTCAACTATCACCG TCATAACAGCGGTGGTTTGGCGTGCCGATTGAAAATGCCGCCAGTCGGTGATAGATCCATTCCAGCCACAGCAGGATTGAGTCACGACAAATGGGAGATTGACCCATCTGAGCTGACCTTGTTAGAGGAGCTGGGCTCGGGCCAGTTTGGCGTTGTGAGACGAGGCAAATGGCGCGCCAAAATTGAAGTTGCCatcaaaatgatgaaagaagGAACCATGAGTGAAGACGATTTTATAGATGAAGCTAAAGTCATGAC GAAGTTGCAGCATCAGAATTTGGTGCAACTCTACGGCGTGTGCACTAAACATCGACCTATATTTATCGTGACTGAATACCTCAAGCACGGCTCTTTACTGATGTACTTGCGGAAGCATGAAACCACACTGACAGGAAATTACGGCATGCTTCTTGATACGTGCATACAG GTCTGCAAGGGTATGTCCTATCTAGAGCGCCACAATTACATCCATCGTGACTTGGCCGCCAGGAATTGTTTGGTGGGTGTAGAAAACGTGGTGAAAGTAGCCGATTTCGGGCTAGCAAG GTACGTGCTTGATGATGAATATACGAGTAGTGGCGGAGCCAAGTTTCCCATCAAATGGGCCCCTCCGGAAGTGCTACACTACACGAGATTCTCTTCTAAATCGGATGTCTGGGCCTATG GTGTCTTGATGTGGGAAGTTTTCACCTGTGGCAAAATGCCCTACGGAAGGTTGAAAAACGCCGAAGTTGTGGAACGCGTTCAGCGTGGTATTGTGCTAGAGAGACCACCGCGATGTCCAGAAAAAATATATGCG GTAATGCAAATGTGCTGGGCACACAACGCTGACGACCGTCCATCCTTCCGAGGGCTAAAGGAAGAACTCAAGCTGCTAGAACTCGACTAA